One part of the Thermodesulfobacterium commune DSM 2178 genome encodes these proteins:
- a CDS encoding ATP-binding protein, with amino-acid sequence MSVKISLVGKGGTGKTTVCALLINYLIEKNFTPFLAVDADPNYNLNELLGIKEFKTLSEIREEILAHKVPEFMSRYEFVEMKINEILIENPGFELLVMGYPEKAGCYCPIHSFLSQALARLFKNYPYVVIDNEAGMEHLSRLNLTQMDHLIIVSDPNPRGILTAERIWKLVQSLKVEAKKIWLLINKVSTDMEEEIEELVKKNIKEPQISLLGFLPETNTLVEYELNSYPVFEWDQNFKTQAYQIFDKLWEQ; translated from the coding sequence CGTCTGTGCTTTGCTTATTAATTACTTAATAGAAAAAAACTTTACCCCCTTTTTAGCCGTAGATGCAGACCCTAATTACAACCTAAACGAGCTTTTAGGAATTAAAGAGTTCAAAACCTTAAGTGAAATAAGAGAAGAGATTCTTGCTCATAAAGTACCTGAGTTTATGTCTCGTTATGAATTCGTTGAGATGAAAATAAACGAAATTTTAATAGAAAATCCAGGCTTTGAGCTTTTAGTAATGGGTTATCCTGAAAAAGCGGGTTGTTATTGTCCTATACACTCTTTTCTTTCCCAAGCTTTAGCCAGGTTGTTTAAAAACTATCCATACGTGGTTATAGACAACGAAGCAGGCATGGAGCATCTTTCTAGGTTAAACCTAACTCAAATGGACCATCTTATCATCGTTTCAGACCCAAATCCTCGAGGAATACTTACAGCCGAAAGGATTTGGAAGTTAGTACAATCCCTTAAGGTTGAAGCCAAAAAAATCTGGCTGTTAATAAACAAAGTGTCAACTGACATGGAAGAAGAGATAGAAGAATTGGTTAAAAAAAATATAAAAGAACCTCAGATTAGTCTATTAGGATTTTTACCAGAAACAAATACTTTGGTTGAGTATGAGTTAAACTCTTATCCTGTTTTTGAATGGGATCAAAATTTTAAAACCCAAGCCTACCAAATTTTCGATAAACTCTGGGAGCAGTAA